From the genome of Plectropomus leopardus isolate mb chromosome 4, YSFRI_Pleo_2.0, whole genome shotgun sequence:
ttatcTAGTGTTgtaaatttattcattttattgagttacttttatgtttatatttctaTAACATTACATGAACTATcgtgattttaaaaaggcattataccaagaacatgtttttttttctagataaaTTTATGCATTTAGTTAACATACTTATGTCACGTTGTAACTCTGGTtccacaaatgacaaaaaaaaatatgcctaatgCTTGTTAGCTCATGGTAGAATAACCCTAACTGTGCTGGTCAACTGGCTGGTAGAGTTGCATATACTCTGCCTGAATGGGtcatctaaaaagaaaaaaaaaaacaagaagttgCTAAATGTGGAGTCAGAaatagttttaacattttttttttgttgttgttgtgcaaatgtatttctttctgtgcctgttaaaaggttaaaaacagtCTTACAAGATTCTCATCTCATTTTAATACTTTCTTAAATCTTGCACTAACGAATGTCCATATGCATGTCTgagaacgtgtgtgtgtgatatctgCAGACCCTTAAGTTGGCATcatgtgtgttattttgtttgtggtatTAAATTGCTTCTTTAGTCTCTGACCTTTAGACAGGCAGCCTCCTCCACTGCACAGCTGAGTGATCACACCACAACACAGAGAGCCACtccaaacacatacacatgttgCATTAGTGACATTAACCCCTTGTGCACCTTCTCATGGTACACTATGAGACAATATGAGTTACAATGAGATCATCACTTTAGATATAAGCATTCTGAGTCCTTAGTCACATAATGCTAAGTATATGTCGAGGTCACTTCTATGATGGAAATATACTTATCATCACATATCACAGCTGTAGACTGGGGACTTTTCCTAACCTATATTtcacatgtaaacaaaagcatCGCTCCACAACcacaaaccaaaacacagaaTGGAAACCTGCTGTCACTCCAAAAGTGAAGTGCTTCAATATCCACAGCCCTGCTTATAGTTTACTGACTTCTGAACATGTAGAAGTACTGCAAGCACCAGCTTCAGCTCTGCTTTTAGTCTGTCTGGCCTGGCAGCATCAGTGTCAATATTACTGTCTGTTCCCaatcattttccaaaatttAGTACTTCAaggaaattacagaaaaatactgCCACAGGCAACAGCTTCTCAATTATCTGAGATATAACAACTACAAGCTAcgaggacttaaatacaaaaaacaaagcagtgacACACATTCCTCtagatgagaaaataaatgaaatgctgaaCCACAGGCTGTATAAATAACGGACGCAGCTACTGTGATGTTATACATTGTGGactgaagcctcgagtttggcattttggccgtcgCCATCTTGGTCTTTTGACTTTTCAGAAgagaccatatttggatgagatcCACTTTTTGAGCCAAGTAGACATCCAaggaactacagtttttaaaaattctgcatttttgttttgcagcctcTCGTAGCAGCTGTAGACTGAGAATAAATTGTTTCATTTACTAGGCTGACTGACAGCAACTTTTACTATAGACTGTTGACTTGTTATGTAACTTGATGCACGAGCTGACGATATGAATCTATTgacacaccttaaatttcaacATGATAACTGAGCACTCcacctgtttttattgtctctcttggatTACACTTTATGTGAGAATGGCTCtgtaagtgttaaaaaaaatgtatactgaTTATGACTGGATTATGTAAACTGCATATATTCTAACTTctcttcaagaaaaaaacatgtcggAGTGTTGTTGTACTGGTGCACTAGGGCACTGGTGCTGTTGTGAtcgtttttattttaagtttggTCACAAGTAATGCTATAAATGGTGCGGCTCACGACTGGTCTTTGGGTGGGAACTTGAAACTGGTAGAGATCACTACAGCGCACACTCTGGCTCCAAAGGAGGAGGAAATAATAAGTTTAGACCTTctcctactccttttcaaaACATGAAATACCCCTTCCTCACTAAAATTAGcgtgtgcatgcaggttttttaaacacgggtaaacccactaaatatCAACGATTGGCTTCATTCCCGCTGCCACTGATCTCACCACTGGAACACCAGTCTGCCATTTCTGTCAGCTGGCGTATGAGTATTTGTGTGcgggttgttttgttggtttgtccGTGCactgtcacagacaggcaggagaacaggtaaacatcagacagcagcaggaacagaggtctgtgaaaactcttcagtggtttcttctctttatcgtatcttacttattcagtctctctttcaaactcactGCAGATGTATCTGGAtctgtgttttagctgcttagaAGGAAACGGAGGGTAATTAGTGACGAAGCGTCACTGCATCTCACCTGTTAAGTAAATGAAATTACCGCGTTCACCCGGGTGTTGCCTgaggcgataaaaacctgtgtctactgcagtcATGTGACGCAGTTGTGGATGCTGATCGTATGCATCCTCATTGCATTAataagccagatgttagcggatgtttgtgttttttttttgtgcagagggAATGAAGCTTAAGGTTTAATTTCTTGCTGCttatttgaatttattcattgagttttttgtaTAGGttatcattcattttgtttaatttgtatctttctctgttttttgctgtacatgtttgaaataaaaaatatccttccatctatccatctatccatctatccatccatccctttAAACTTTACAATACATGAGTGGAGATAAAAACTTCCTCCAGTGACAAGCTCATGTCTTCTAAATGTCAACTTTTTGGATAAGGgtgcaaaatacaaaacattacataatGAAGAGATTTTTCAGCTTTACAGCAGCATGTGCTCTTCACCTGAAGATAACGAGTGGAAATAATCCAGAAAGATGAACTACTGCATTTGGCGCAAAATCTCCTTAGAAAAAGAGCTGTGTTATAGCAAAGACCAGGCTGATATTGCAGAGCAGACGGACAGACATAGCCTGACAGAGAGGACATACTTCAGCTGATTCAAAGTCGCCTACAAGCAAATGCCAGTTTCAAACAGATTGTAGGAAACAGAGAGACTGTGAGATCACATGGCACAGAGGAGTTCAGAGCAAGTTTACTTCATGCTGATGTGAAAACTTACCTTCTTTATTGGAGTCAACTGTTGATTTCCCTCCAGATCCTCTTGTGCgactgctgctttgtttttctgcttgcGTCCTAATAACATGTGACACAGTCAAGGGAATGCACCTCTCTCTGCATATGTCTGCCTGTTGTTGTCTGCGTGTTCCTGCTCAGTGGGAAATGGGTGGTTGCTTGACCCTTTGGCAGCAGGGGAAGGTCACAGCGGAGAGAGACGGTGCCTCTCTGCCATCTGCTGGTAGGAGCCTGACAGGGACGGCTCAAACGTCACAAAGTctaagaatataaaaaaaaaaaaaagattagatttacacactgaaaataaatatggcAGCTGATGGGTGGAACAGGCAGTagttaaaaaagtgacattttcttattttctttcttcagatTTGTCAATCTTCAATATTTAAACTGATCGTTTGGTTTAGTTTAATACACTAAAAgataaaatcattattaaacaaatatattcTTTATAGGAAAAAGCAGGAGCAATACACAGTAGGTGACAGCTGATTCTCACAATTAGCGGACATGAGTTACTGTGCTTTCAAGGTTAATTTATGAGTTATcttttaaacatagttttttaaaaaatgaaattacatttgatcctgctacatctttggagttgaaggatgagttgattaaaatcagcagtaCTACTTTGAAAATTCCATCAGGTTGCTTAGGCACGTTGCTGCTaatggcatcatacaattctGGCAGTgcatttttgaatttgaatcagagtcttgtgtcctgccgtctctgaacaaggtccacccatccagatcaacagcttgatccaggatgttaggggttaaccatgtctctgtgaagatgtgtgctgAGCAGCCTCTGATtcattgctgagtgagcctcaatcacatctcatttactttattctcctgtgaccgGACAGAAGAAGgtttggtagaggaacagctctccgtccaagttgggtcagcctCGCCATGATGCCGGCTCTTCACCCTCTCTTCATCCGGCACTTTCGGTTTCATttttcccctctggtctgactggctgtgGTATGATTGAAATGAAATTCAACCTGAAACAGTTCTGTCCGCTTTTAAATAAACCATGTTAGAGTTTTAAACAGGGTAGCTTTATTCAAATAGCACATTTCAAACATAGAGGTTATTCAAAGTGTTTTAGAGCTCTGAAACTGTACAGGTTACATGAGTGGTTCAACAGCAGACACTTTGACTTGTCAATGCAGGAAAAGCACAAGAGGAAGTCATAACATCGACAACAGCTCTGCTCTGgcatttaagtaaaaaaaaaaaaagaaagaaaaagaaattaatcatGTTATTGTCGACACATGTtgaacaagtcaaaatgtcataaaaaatgtctataCTGGAGGTATGTAATAAAACTAATATAACATCTGCTCTGGTGTATATGTACATCTTTacgcaaaaaatgtcaacatgagTGGAAATTCAAAGAGTGGATATGTTCTAGTCTGGATTCTTTTTACTGAGGTCTACCCAGGATATATGTCTTCAAAAATTATATTGGATTTTTATGAGCCTGCATTAAAAATCAACTTTAAAGTCAAATATGGAGGCACACAGAAGTTCCAGCATATTTGCAAACTACAaactcactgctagatgccacttaatACAATAAACCAGACAAGTACTGCTCTATTTTCCAAATCACAATAATTCACACAGGgatattttttgtccttttagtatacctacataaggtgccagagtgcataaagcagcatcaaaacagagctggTTTATAAaagaaagtgccagtggaggatcccctgcaccccctgaTGGaggtcctagaaatgtcctaaaatcttacaaacatcttcaattctaaaaatgtcctaaaatcctagacgcATCCTGAAATccgataaacatccttaaatctgagaaacatcttgaagtcatagaaatgtcttaaaatccaagaaacaatcttaaatctgagaaacgtcctaaaaaaaattctgagaaatgtcattaaatcctataaatgtcccaaaatactaaaaaaaaatcccaaaactcttgaaaaataaaataaaatcctaaaactttctaaaatcctacaaccatcctaaaatttgagaaacactcctaaatccgagaaacatcttTGAGTGCTAGAAACGTTCTAaaagccaagaaatgtcctaaaagccaagaaatgtcccaaaagccTACCTTTCTTAAATCCTAGAGGCacccaaaaatcccagaaatgtcctaaaaccctacaaacatgtatggggctgcaactggcccctggccttctgtcatttagcaaaagtggccccaaagcaaagaaagttaaataTCCCTGTCCTTGACCCTTACTAGACACATCTTCATTCCTTCTTCTAGTTGCTGTgagcttcttttaaaaacttttattcttattataaaTTCACGTAAACCGTGAGCACTCTGTGCTCGTCATATTCACACAGACAGCTCAGCTCTGCTGTTCTACAGCTGCTTGATCTCCCAGTCGTTTGCTGAAGTTTAACATTTGCTGGTGCAGCAGTGAGCTGATGTTCACTAGCTGCTGTCTCCTGGTCTTCAGGTGGTTCAGCATGTTGCTCATCTGCACCAGCAGAACACCATCCCTGCTCCCACAGTCCTCGGTCACCAGTATGTCCTCTCTCCATGCTTCATGTAAGCTCTCCAGCAAAGCTTCTGTGTCCTGTTTGAACTGCTGGAACTCCTGCCAgtacctgtttttgttttccctggCTCTGCTGATGTCCTCTGTCATCTGTGTGATGCAGAGACGCAGCCGGCTGTTCTCCACGCTCACCTGCTCCACTTTCATGCTGCTGTCATAGATGCTCACCTCCACAGCTCTCAGCTCGGACGCCTGTCTGCCGAGCACATCCATGTAACttcccctcacctcctccagctcagccttcttctcctctctgggCTGCAGCACAGAGTCGGTTTTCTCCTTCAGCCTCTGAACGGAACGCTCCAGGTGgttcctcctgctcctcagcTCATGACTCAGCGTTTTCAGTCTCTGGTGCCTCAACTGCTCTTCATTCCACTTTGCCTCTACCTCCTTCAGcatctcctccttctcctccacctccctctgCTTCTCCTTGTAGCTCCTCATGATGCTCTCGGTCTCAGTGGTGCACTGCTGCATTTCCTCCAGCTGTTTGGTTTCTTTCCGTCTGTACTCCGCCTCGCACTGGCTCACATGGCTCATCAGCAGGTCGGCACTTGTGCTCTTGGGCTGACGCTTGTGGAGAGCAAACTCCTCTTGTCGAAGTTTCTGGTACCTCCTCCAGGTGTTGCTGATATCAGAGGTCATCTTCATCATGTGCTCCTCCTGCTTCTTCTTGTCCTCCTCCAGAAGCCTTGTTAGCCGCCTCACCTCCTCTTCAAAATGACTGATGTTCTTCCTCTCCGTGTCCACATTGTCGCACAGCTCCTCCTGATTCCTCTGAAACACTCGCTGGGTGATGGTGTCTGCCTCCAGCAGCTCCCTGATCTGCTTCTCCATCTCTTTGACCTCCTTGCTGTGTTTGACAATGGAGGCGATGCgctcctccagctgcagcttGGAGCACTCCAGCTGCTGCGACGCATGGAAATGCCCTGACCTGACCTCATCCTCTTCTTTGTGCTGATGTTTGAAGATCTCATAAATCTGAGCCAGGGCGTCCTGACAGAGCAGTCTCGATGCTCGACCCTCGTCCATTTTTCCTTCCACTGTGGCGACCTCGTCTTTGAGATGCTGGACGGACGCGCTGAAGGCTTCCACCAACTCACGCAACTCCTTCTTCAGGGTCTCTCTCTGTTGCCTCAGTTCTTGGTGCTTTTGGTTCTCTCCCTGCAGCTGTTTCTCACTCTGGCCCCGAGCTGCTGCTAGTTTCTGTATACTTCTCTCCAGCTTAGCTGTGACAACCATGAGCTCGCCCAGACGGTCAcagctgtcttgttttttgtcagtgagTCTGTCTAACTctttcctgctcctcctgaTGGCATGCTTCTGCTGCTGGATTTTCTCCTCGGCCTGCTCCACCTCTCTGCACAGATCGtcttttttcaccataaaaGCCTCTTTCTGCAGCACCATCTTCTCCTGCACTGTTATTTTGTCCTGTTGGACAGCAGCAATGCAGGATCTCAGTTCCTCTGTCTGGTCCAGTGTATGATCCAGCTGTGTCTGTAAGCCGTACTTCAAGGCGATTTGATCACTCTGAGCAGCAATGAGCTCTTCATGTTCAGCCGTCACCTGTTCTCGCTCTGGGTCCAGTTCTTTGTTCTGGCTCAGGAGGGCTTCCTGTCTCTTCACTGTGGCTTGTTGAAGCTGAGACACAGTGCTGAGGTCATTATGCAGCTGCCGTATCTCCTCAGCATTAGATGCCCGCGCTGCTGCCACATCAGCCACGATGTCCTGGCTCATCCTGTCTCTTATGTTGTTAATTTGGTGTCTCAGCTTGCTGTTTTCTATCGTTTCCACCTCTAAATGTTCGTGAGCAGCGCGGCGGTCCGCCTCCAGCTCACTGATGGAGGTGGTGATCTGGGTCAGGTGCAGGCTGGCCTCAGCTGAGAACGGgaccccctcctctctcagctGCTTGTCCAGCTCCTTCAAATGCTCCAGGGCCACCAGGACAGCCGGGAAGTCGGGGACCAGACAGGAAGCCATGTTTATCCGCGTGTTTCtcttttaactttaacttcTAACTTAACTCTAGTTTTAAGTTGCTGCTACCGCCGACAAATTGTAGGTGgggtcaccatggcaacaactACCCCACCACAAAGAAGACAGCATGCTACGGCAAGCCCGCGAGCTCAATGTTTACAGCAGCGGCTCACTAGAAGCTAAAGTCAGTACGTAAGACCAAAAGGTTGTAACTAACCGCAAGAAACATAAAACCCAGTTTAAACACAGCAACACCTCGTGTGTCCTGCGTACTGAAAAATGACAGGATGTTTCAGCGCGCAGAATATGATCCTCCGGGAGAGCCCACTGCGACCTCTGTCCTGTAGAATACCGCGATATTTATGTGCAGTGTGAGGTTTAGTGCTTACCTGAAATATGTGGCAACACCTGAGCAGACCCTCGGGAACAACCTCGGCTTCCAAAGACGAGTGTAgcgctgaaaacacactcagcCGGCGAGACAGCTTACGGCAAACtatgagcagcagcaggaagcacGAGCCCAGGGTTGCCagatttgataaaataaaaaagtaaaaaagtggGTCTACTATAGTGCAAGTTAGCAGCcaatagggtgccgggtggTCCCTTAACCATtatctaattcacaataaaaataattcacactaggaattgtttttgtatttatagtatagtctgctTAGGGTATACCTACTAGTCTTCAGGTACCAGagtgtataaaacagcatcaaaatccgagaaaggtcctaaaaatagaagaaaaatgtccccaaatccttgtaatttcctaaaatattagaaacgtcctaaaatacaagaaatgtccaaaaatcggaGGAATGTCCTGCAGTCCCTGCactttcctaaaatcttacaaatgtcctcaaatcctagaaatttcctaaaatctgaaaggtcctaaaatcacagaaatgccTTAACAcactagaaacgtcctaaaatcaaagatataTTCTTAAAtccgaaaaatgtccaaaaacccctgcaattttctaaaatcctagaattatGCCAAAATCccagcaatgtcctaaaatcattggaacgtcctcaaatcctagaaatgtctttaacacagagaaatgtcccaaaatcctagccATATCCCAAAATTGTAGTAgcatactaaaatcctagaaatgtccaaaaaaccaagaaatgtccttaaatttaaaaaacaaaagaaaaaaagagaaagtcctaaaatccttgacatAACTCATGGCTATACATAATATTACGTCCCAGAAACAAAAGGCTAGTAGATTGAAATAATGCCTCACATGTCCAAGGTAAGCTGTTTAACAGTTAGTTTGTGGTACTTTCATTGATGTAGATTTTGGAATAGGCCTACAGCATGCAGCACTGACATCAACATATATAATAAAGACGTTTGAATTAGATATTGACACAGGGCTCCTATGCAAGACAGTGCCTCGTGATGAGATAAAAATGCAGGGGCCACCAAAAAGGACTTTACTGTTACGATTTACATTTAATGGCCCATAGTCCCAAACAACTGtgcaaataattacattatttaaaaaaaaatagacaggcCGAGTTGGGACTTTAAGTTTGGACCTGGCAACCCTAATCTGTCGCAGGATGTTTTCGTTGGTCCAAGAATAAAGACGTAACAGCATAGAAATAGAGCCATTAGAAGGTACACTGTCAACAATTTACTGTCatccttgtattttttaaactgttgttgtttttgttgtttataaaaGCCCCTTCACATGAATGTACTTATTGTTAAAGGCCAATATTGAAGCGTGTCATAAAACAGAATGtgaaaattttatatttttctattatacACACTATTTAATTATGTTCACCACGTGCTCTGGTCATGATGGAAAGAACGAGGGCTTCGTGTTTTTTCCATGCAGAAAGTTCTCATcatctttcacaaacattaaaaaataatataaaaatagtgCATCAAAATAATTAGGCTAGTGTAGTTTCCATGTGTTATCCTATCTATCCAGCCTAGGTCTGTGGGCCGTGTTGCAGCCAGCGGAAAGCCTGCAGAAAAGCACCGAGGCTACCCACAAACATGGATCTAATCAGTAAACCAAGAAGCAAATCTATCGTTTGGATGTATTTCGGCTTGAAAGCAGATGAAAAGGGACAACCTCTGAACTCCGGCGAGGCCGTCTGTCGGCTATGCCGAAAAATAGTACTCGCTAAAGGAGGGAATACCACCAATTTAAGAAGTCATCTGAGACGTCGACATCGTGCTGATTTTTTCGAGACTGCTTTTTCCACGACCTCTGGAACTTCGGCTGATACCCAAGGTAAACCACCGCGAAATTCTGCGCGTTCACTGCAAGAAATGTGCATATTACGAGTGCGTCGACGCGGAATCTTGTTCCATTGGCCGATTTTGCCTCAAATACACTCACCCCCTTAAAACTGACAATACATGTGCAGTTGCTGATTTTCTAAGGTTGCATTTCGATGGGGGCGGTTAAAGGTGAAAAAATAGTCCCCGGGAGTCCTGCTGCTCTTGTTCTCTCGTGCACACTCTGTAACCCACGTGGATGTATAGACCCCATGGTGTGGCATTAGATGATATACTTAATGTTAGCAGGATATATATACAATACGTACAATACGACGTGAATGTACGTAATGTGTCTTAAACCTGTAATTCCAAATATGCGATAGGATTTTGTCAAAGAGTCCATACAAGACAATAATTCACACTAGAGCGTTGTAACAGCAACACCGACCAgtgaaactctttttttctttcaaacaagCTATCTAATTTCTACTTTGTTGACACATAAATTAATTTCCATGCCACATTTAGGGACACTAGTGTGAATTTTCGCCATATTCCAGCACTCTTACAAAAGCTTTACCTGAAGATGCTTGGACGCATGCGCAGAAGTAACACGACAGGCGCGCTGCAACAGTGTTTTACGGCAGTCTCATATCCTTGTTGTTGCCATGGAATCACCTAAACAGTATTTCTCGTAGCCATTTGTAAGTACCTCGTCACAACACAGATAACATATTGGAAAATTTTCTtagttaaaatataatttgtgcAGTTATATGCTGATATAGTCCCGCTGTTGTGGTATGTTGTCATAAATAACAGTCCTGCGGTTGCTGCAGtgaggggccagtcacagccgCCATCTTTACCGTTTAAAAAGCTATTACCGAACCGACTGACCCCGTCTCCTCCACGTAGGCTGAGAGTGGCTGTGGTATAATCGCCGTATAGCACCAGAGCCTGACTACTCGGGCGGTATCACTCCGCTTTGTTTACATGCTCATATCGGAACGCTCGTGCTCGCCCCATTTTCAACACATAGCAGCTCTGCTGACCACCTGCAcgagctaacagctaacatcATGACTGAACACGTGAAGGAGTCTGGTGATAAACAGTTTGATATGAAAGAGGAGCTCATTctgaaagaagaggaagaagatgatATCCCCACTGATATCTCCAGACATGCGCTGGTGTCAGACCTGGAGCTGGATGAACTTGAAGAAAGTAAGAGTGGGATCAGTAAGGTGACGAAGAAGCAGACCAACTGGGCGGTCAACTGTTTCCTGGGCTGGTTGGAGGCCCAGAGGCTGCAGGTGGACCTGAGCACGGTGGAGAAGGCTGAGCTtaacagcatgctgagacactTCTACGGATCAGTCCGGAACAGCAAAGGAGAGCTGTACGGGATTGCCAGTTACATTGCGCTGAGAGCTGGACTCAACCGTTTCTTCAAGGAGCCCCCTGTCTGTCGTCCCGTGTGCCTGATGAGAGACGTGGAGTTCACCTCAGCCAACAAGGTGTTCCTGGGAGTGCTCAAGAAAATCAGGAAGTCCGGTCGAGACCGCACGTTACACCATCCGGCACTGTCTCTGGATGATATCCGCATCCTCAGACACTCACGCGCGATGGACACCAGCACCCCAAGGGGACTTCTCAACAAAGTCTGGTTCGATATTCAGGTCCATTTCGGCCGCAGAGGGAAGCAGGGAAACCGAAATCTGAAGCCGGATTCATTTGTGATCAGAAAGGACGACAGAGGACTGAGATACTGCACCTTAGCCTTCGGTGGCGAGAAGGACAAGTTCTCCATGTCAGAGAGGCTTGGCAGCGATATCTGTCCCATCACCTCTCTGCTGAAATATCTTAGCAAGCTGCCGCCCAACGCAGCCGCCCTCTACCTGCAGCCCAAGAGGGATCCAACTGACGACATTTGGTACAACCACATCCCCCTTGGAGTCAATCATCTGGCCTCCATGCTGTCTCGCATATGCAAAGAAGCCAAAACATCCGTCATCTACACCAATCACTGCATCAGGAGTACGCCCTTCCACCGGCTGTGTGACGctggacaggaggagagagacattTTCTCTGCCAGCGTGCAAAGGTAggaatgttttctcttttgccATCTTATCCCACTGAAAACTTAGCacgttggcttgatttctttcaaaaacttgagaagaaggcaatgagcaaaaatgagcaaaaaaaaaatgaaaaaagaaatgccccaaaaaatgagcaagacaTCAGTGAAAAGTAAACAAGTCATTTAAAGcgtttataaaatgttaaatacgTAATTttggataataataatgatggaCTATACTTGTAAAGCGCtgttctagtcttattgaccactcaaagcgctttaacactacatgtcacattcacccattcacatattcacacactggtggccgaggctaccggaCAAGGTCCcgcctgctactcagtaatcgttcacacacactcacactccgatgacgcagcatcgggagcaatttggggttcagtatcttgcccaaggatacttcgacatgctGCCAGGAAGAGCTGGGGAttgaaccgctgaccttctgattagaggacgacccgctctatctctgagccacagccggtggtaaggcaatgagcaacaaaagaagaaacaacgctaaaataagcaagaaattagtgaaaagtacaaaactaatcatcaacaaaaaaaaaaaaaaactagaaaaagaCATTAAGAGAATGGtttgaaaaagagagatgaaaaatattttttttctttctgtaacaattttataTACAGAATTATATGAATATAatgtatcaatttttttttataatatccatcaataaaaaaagctaaaca
Proteins encoded in this window:
- the ccdc175 gene encoding golgin subfamily A member 6-like protein 7 — protein: MASCLVPDFPAVLVALEHLKELDKQLREEGVPFSAEASLHLTQITTSISELEADRRAAHEHLEVETIENSKLRHQINNIRDRMSQDIVADVAAARASNAEEIRQLHNDLSTVSQLQQATVKRQEALLSQNKELDPEREQVTAEHEELIAAQSDQIALKYGLQTQLDHTLDQTEELRSCIAAVQQDKITVQEKMVLQKEAFMVKKDDLCREVEQAEEKIQQQKHAIRRSRKELDRLTDKKQDSCDRLGELMVVTAKLERSIQKLAAARGQSEKQLQGENQKHQELRQQRETLKKELRELVEAFSASVQHLKDEVATVEGKMDEGRASRLLCQDALAQIYEIFKHQHKEEDEVRSGHFHASQQLECSKLQLEERIASIVKHSKEVKEMEKQIRELLEADTITQRVFQRNQEELCDNVDTERKNISHFEEEVRRLTRLLEEDKKKQEEHMMKMTSDISNTWRRYQKLRQEEFALHKRQPKSTSADLLMSHVSQCEAEYRRKETKQLEEMQQCTTETESIMRSYKEKQREVEEKEEMLKEVEAKWNEEQLRHQRLKTLSHELRSRRNHLERSVQRLKEKTDSVLQPREEKKAELEEVRGSYMDVLGRQASELRAVEVSIYDSSMKVEQVSVENSRLRLCITQMTEDISRARENKNRYWQEFQQFKQDTEALLESLHEAWREDILVTEDCGSRDGVLLVQMSNMLNHLKTRRQQLVNISSLLHQQMLNFSKRLGDQAAVEQQS